The Bacteroidia bacterium genome includes a window with the following:
- the rmuC gene encoding DNA recombination protein RmuC, with protein MEMLVYLIIGLVLGALVGWLLRSKKQTANADEIVQLQSVKAGLEKLLQEKENQRLLLQTQVDKDKAEILTMTGRVAQLEESLKNAEQRLTEHQQVFEQNEKLLKERFENLANKILEEKTQKFTETNRTNLDIILNPLKEQIAKFEEKVEKTYTTEAKERHSLKDEVKSLVELNTKLNTEAQNLTRALKGDRKKQGNWGELMLENILESSGLREGKEYEKQYSTQDDEAHRIQPDFIVKLPENKHLIIDSKVSLVAYERFVNAEDVNSQQKSIDEHIISVKNHVRALSDKNYFRADGLNSPDFVLLFMPIESSFAAAIEADADLFNYAWERKIVIVSPSTLLATLKTVASLWRLEKQNVNAARIATEAGSLYDKFNGFVEDLKKLGNQIETVQKTYNASYNKLSSGSGNLVSKVQKLKNLGAKASKALDQGLLNEALENDEELSEE; from the coding sequence ATGGAAATGTTGGTTTATTTAATAATTGGTTTGGTATTAGGAGCACTTGTTGGATGGTTGCTTAGAAGCAAAAAACAGACAGCCAATGCAGATGAGATTGTCCAATTACAAAGTGTAAAAGCAGGATTAGAAAAATTGTTGCAAGAGAAAGAAAATCAACGATTGCTGTTGCAGACCCAAGTAGATAAAGATAAAGCTGAAATCTTGACCATGACAGGTCGTGTTGCGCAGTTGGAGGAAAGTCTCAAAAACGCAGAACAGCGATTGACCGAACATCAACAAGTATTTGAGCAAAATGAAAAGTTGTTAAAAGAGAGATTTGAAAACCTTGCCAACAAAATTCTTGAAGAAAAAACGCAGAAATTCACTGAAACCAATCGCACTAATCTTGATATTATTCTTAATCCACTTAAAGAACAGATTGCAAAGTTTGAAGAGAAAGTCGAGAAAACATATACAACAGAAGCAAAAGAGCGGCACTCACTGAAAGATGAAGTAAAGTCATTAGTGGAGTTGAATACCAAACTGAATACAGAAGCCCAAAACTTGACCAGAGCATTAAAGGGTGATAGAAAAAAGCAAGGTAATTGGGGAGAGTTAATGCTGGAAAACATTTTAGAAAGCAGTGGACTTAGAGAAGGAAAGGAATACGAAAAGCAGTATTCCACCCAAGATGATGAAGCACACCGAATTCAGCCCGACTTTATTGTGAAATTGCCTGAAAACAAACATCTAATAATAGATTCAAAGGTTTCATTGGTTGCATACGAAAGATTTGTAAATGCAGAAGATGTCAATTCGCAACAGAAATCCATTGATGAGCATATCATTTCAGTCAAAAACCATGTAAGAGCATTGTCTGACAAAAATTACTTTAGAGCTGATGGTCTTAATTCTCCCGATTTTGTGTTATTGTTTATGCCTATAGAATCTTCATTTGCTGCGGCTATTGAGGCGGATGCTGATTTGTTTAATTACGCATGGGAAAGGAAGATTGTTATTGTCAGCCCAAGTACCTTATTGGCTACTCTCAAGACAGTAGCAAGTTTGTGGAGATTAGAAAAACAAAATGTAAATGCAGCCAGAATCGCAACGGAAGCAGGAAGTTTATATGATAAGTTTAATGGTTTTGTTGAAGATTTGAAAAAGCTTGGCAACCAAATTGAGACTGTACAAAAGACTTATAATGCTTCTTATAATAAATTATCATCTGGATCGGGGAATCTTGTGTCCAAAGTTCAAAAACTTAAAAACTTAGGTGCTAAGGCTTCTAAGGCATTAGACCAAGGATTGCTTAATGAAGCACTTGAAAATGATGAAGAGTTGAGCGAGGAGTAG
- the yidC gene encoding membrane protein insertase YidC — protein sequence MDRNSIIGLLLILGILIGYSYLNQPSAEQIAERKHISDSIAAVQLQKEQEAKALMATKDTIVTESLPDSQVLQAKFGEIATKFFGTEKEITLKNADMEVTLSNKGARVNKVFLTEFLRADTSQDQSLILFNKDHSQDYFVFNTKNEAFYTNKVFWDVVKQEKNSIIFRLNFDHDSYIESTYKLDKEGYGLNQEFAMVNMEQFIQPNSLLTYYREIEVPKQELKAETERLKSTIYYRYIDEKPDYISETKYKTENLKAPVQWVSFKQQFFNTTVILKEGFLKDGEITVDSARDQLDNVKLYKAQLDLPFENRRNEVFNLRYFYGPNHYKTLKKENIELEDIIPLGWTLFRWVNQFLVIPTFDFLSKYIGNFGIIILLLTIFIKLLLLPLVYKSYLSTAKMKLLKPELDEIKEKNKGDMAKTQMDTMSLYKKAGVSPLGGCLPMLLQFPILIAMFSFFPSSFELRQESFLWATDLSRYDSIFDFPGGFSLPFYGDHVSLFTLLMTASTIIYTRLNNQLTAAGAQMKIISYLMPIMFLGFFNNYPAALSYYYFLANMITFGQQALFKRFVDEDKLHKQIAANKKKKVSVKKSSFQKRLEDYAKKKGIDPYTGKRK from the coding sequence ATGGACAGAAATTCGATTATTGGTTTATTACTCATTTTAGGAATATTAATAGGTTATTCCTATCTGAATCAACCCAGTGCAGAACAGATAGCAGAACGCAAGCACATTAGCGACTCAATAGCAGCCGTACAATTGCAGAAAGAACAAGAGGCAAAAGCATTAATGGCTACAAAAGACACCATTGTTACTGAGAGTTTGCCTGATTCACAAGTGCTGCAAGCAAAATTCGGAGAAATTGCAACCAAATTTTTTGGAACTGAAAAAGAAATCACATTAAAAAATGCTGATATGGAGGTTACACTCTCGAACAAAGGAGCGCGTGTAAACAAAGTTTTTTTAACCGAATTTCTGAGAGCAGATACATCACAAGACCAGTCGCTTATTTTATTTAACAAAGACCATTCTCAAGATTATTTTGTTTTCAATACTAAGAATGAAGCTTTCTATACAAACAAAGTGTTTTGGGATGTTGTAAAGCAGGAAAAAAACAGCATTATTTTCAGACTCAATTTTGACCACGATTCTTATATAGAGTCCACATACAAGCTAGATAAAGAAGGTTATGGATTAAACCAAGAGTTTGCAATGGTCAACATGGAGCAATTTATTCAACCCAACTCCTTATTGACTTATTACAGAGAGATAGAAGTTCCGAAACAAGAATTAAAAGCAGAAACTGAAAGGTTAAAATCTACCATTTATTATAGGTATATAGATGAAAAACCTGATTACATCAGCGAGACCAAATACAAAACTGAAAACCTAAAAGCTCCTGTTCAATGGGTATCTTTTAAACAGCAATTCTTTAACACAACAGTTATCCTAAAAGAAGGGTTTCTTAAAGATGGAGAAATTACGGTGGATTCAGCAAGAGACCAGCTTGATAACGTAAAATTATACAAAGCACAACTTGATTTGCCGTTTGAAAACAGAAGAAATGAAGTTTTTAATTTAAGGTATTTCTATGGACCCAACCACTATAAGACTTTAAAGAAGGAGAATATTGAATTAGAAGATATCATCCCCTTGGGCTGGACTCTCTTTCGTTGGGTAAATCAGTTCCTTGTTATACCAACCTTTGATTTCCTAAGTAAATACATTGGCAATTTTGGTATAATCATACTGTTACTCACAATTTTTATCAAATTACTTTTACTACCTCTTGTTTACAAATCTTATCTGTCCACAGCTAAGATGAAATTACTCAAGCCGGAATTGGATGAGATTAAAGAAAAAAACAAGGGTGATATGGCAAAGACCCAAATGGACACAATGAGCCTTTACAAGAAAGCCGGTGTTAGTCCATTAGGAGGATGCTTGCCAATGCTATTGCAATTCCCAATTCTGATTGCAATGTTCAGTTTCTTCCCATCATCTTTTGAACTACGACAGGAGTCCTTCCTTTGGGCAACAGACCTTTCACGATATGATTCTATATTTGACTTTCCGGGCGGCTTTTCACTTCCTTTTTATGGAGACCACGTCAGTCTGTTTACTTTATTAATGACCGCTTCTACCATAATTTACACAAGGCTGAATAACCAACTCACCGCAGCCGGTGCGCAAATGAAAATTATTTCATACCTTATGCCAATCATGTTCTTGGGATTCTTTAACAACTATCCTGCTGCATTGAGTTATTATTATTTCTTAGCCAACATGATTACATTTGGACAACAAGCGTTGTTTAAGCGTTTTGTTGATGAAGACAAACTGCACAAGCAAATTGCTGCTAACAAAAAGAAAAAGGTTTCTGTTAAAAAGAGTTCATTCCAGAAAAGATTGGAGGATTATGCTAAAAAGAAAGGCATTGATCCTTACACCGGCAAAAGAAAATAG
- a CDS encoding asparaginase, translating to MSNIKDANPILVQSIRGQIVESFHRGVVCVVNRNKEVVYSLGDIEQVCYPRSSMKFFQHIPFFARGGAEHFGLTLEEVAVICSSHNGENKHIETVRNILSKGGFTEDDLECGPQMPELFKDQESLIKSGVKPGKIHNNCSGKHTGFLLFCKLLGVDHKHYISPEHPIQKIIAETCSRFYETPLLTTAIGIDGCSAPIIAYSVYKQAVAYKNLIHPDGFSIEEQKACELLVKAVTSYPYMIAGSKRYCTELMEVAGDKVVGKTGADGVYCMSIFREGLGCCIKVDDGKMGIQYVIAQALLSDSGLISQEQADKLKRFVQYETKNFGGFVVGEVRANPEVSFSIKKPQSV from the coding sequence ATGAGTAATATCAAGGACGCGAATCCAATTCTAGTTCAGTCAATACGAGGGCAAATTGTAGAAAGTTTTCATAGAGGAGTTGTTTGTGTTGTAAATAGAAATAAAGAGGTTGTTTATAGCCTTGGAGATATTGAACAAGTATGTTATCCGCGTTCATCAATGAAGTTTTTTCAACATATCCCTTTCTTTGCACGCGGAGGTGCAGAACATTTTGGGTTAACATTGGAGGAAGTCGCTGTGATTTGTAGTTCTCACAATGGCGAAAACAAACATATCGAGACTGTTCGAAATATATTATCAAAAGGGGGATTCACAGAAGATGATTTAGAGTGTGGACCTCAAATGCCCGAATTATTTAAAGATCAGGAATCGCTAATAAAAAGTGGAGTTAAACCGGGTAAAATTCATAATAATTGCTCGGGAAAACATACAGGATTTCTTCTTTTTTGTAAGCTCTTGGGCGTTGATCACAAGCATTATATTTCACCTGAGCACCCCATTCAAAAAATCATTGCTGAAACTTGCTCGAGGTTTTATGAAACTCCTTTGTTAACTACTGCTATAGGGATTGATGGATGTTCAGCACCAATCATTGCATATTCTGTCTATAAGCAGGCAGTTGCATATAAAAACTTGATTCATCCTGATGGTTTTTCAATCGAAGAACAAAAAGCTTGTGAGTTATTAGTCAAAGCAGTAACATCCTATCCTTATATGATTGCAGGTTCAAAACGCTATTGCACAGAATTGATGGAAGTTGCAGGCGATAAGGTTGTAGGCAAAACAGGAGCAGATGGAGTGTATTGTATGTCAATCTTTAGAGAGGGACTCGGTTGCTGTATCAAAGTGGATGATGGAAAAATGGGAATTCAATATGTTATTGCGCAAGCATTGCTATCAGATTCCGGGCTGATTTCACAAGAGCAAGCAGATAAGTTGAAAAGATTTGTTCAATATGAAACTAAAAACTTTGGAGGGTTTGTCGTTGGCGAGGTTAGAGCAAACCCTGAAGTGAGTTTTTCAATTAAAAAACCACAAAGCGTGTAA
- a CDS encoding DUF4296 domain-containing protein codes for MNLKVHSIFSIVSNKTVLLLFYILLCISCTNKKQQIPTSIIDGKTMSHLIADIKTVDAAFQLGVAPREALESQTSIKTDTVNNTNVSSSNQAFKKVKEIIEQEIIEQEKTKSEYKPVTTSKRQYLGHIGADYEFVFKKHKVTRQQFEESINFYASNPDLFKPILEKSLEILTQYEVQNSNK; via the coding sequence ATGAATCTTAAAGTTCATTCCATATTTTCAATTGTTTCTAATAAGACTGTCCTATTATTGTTTTATATACTGCTATGTATTTCATGTACAAATAAAAAACAACAGATTCCTACTTCCATTATAGACGGGAAAACAATGAGTCATCTCATTGCTGATATCAAAACTGTTGATGCTGCATTTCAGCTGGGTGTTGCACCACGAGAAGCACTTGAATCACAAACGAGTATTAAAACAGATACTGTAAATAATACAAACGTAAGCAGCTCAAATCAAGCTTTTAAAAAAGTTAAAGAAATAATTGAGCAAGAAATTATTGAACAAGAAAAGACAAAATCTGAATATAAGCCAGTAACAACAAGTAAACGACAATATTTGGGACATATTGGTGCTGATTATGAATTTGTTTTTAAGAAACACAAGGTAACAAGGCAACAGTTTGAAGAAAGTATCAATTTCTACGCCAGTAATCCGGATCTATTTAAGCCCATATTAGAAAAGAGTTTAGAAATACTCACACAATATGAGGTTCAGAATTCCAACAAATGA